In one window of Mesoplodon densirostris isolate mMesDen1 chromosome 4, mMesDen1 primary haplotype, whole genome shotgun sequence DNA:
- the CREM gene encoding cAMP-responsive element modulator isoform X7 — protein sequence MQKPIMAVTGDETATTGDMPTYQIRAPTTALPQGVMMAASPGSLHSPQQLAEEATRKRELRLMKNREAAKECRRRKREYVRSLESRVAVLEVQNRKLIEELETLKDICSPKTD from the exons ATGCAGAAGCCCATCATGGCTGTAACTGGAGACGAAACAG CCACCACTGGTGACATGCCGACTTACCAGATCCGAGCTCCAACTACTGCTTTGCCACAGGGAGTAATGATGGCTGCCTCGCCGGGAAGCCTGCACAGTCCCCAGCAACTAGCAGAGGAAGCAACACGCAAACGAGAGCTGAGGCTAATGAAAAATAG GGAAGCTGCTAAAGAATGTCGACGTCGAAAGAGAGAATATGTTAGAAGTCTGGAGAGTCGAGTTGCAGTGCTAGAAGTTCAGAACAGGAAGCTCATAGAGGAACTGGAAACCTTGAAAGACATTTGCTCTCCTAAAACAGATTAG
- the CREM gene encoding cAMP-responsive element modulator isoform X6 yields the protein MQKPIMAVTGDETATTGDMPTYQIRAPTTALPQGVMMAASPGSLHSPQQLAEEATRKRELRLMKNREAARECRRKKKEYVKCLENRVAVLENQNKTLIEELKALKDLYCRKAE from the exons ATGCAGAAGCCCATCATGGCTGTAACTGGAGACGAAACAG CCACCACTGGTGACATGCCGACTTACCAGATCCGAGCTCCAACTACTGCTTTGCCACAGGGAGTAATGATGGCTGCCTCGCCGGGAAGCCTGCACAGTCCCCAGCAACTAGCAGAGGAAGCAACACGCAAACGAGAGCTGAGGCTAATGAAAAATAG GGAAGCTGCCCGGGAGTGtcgcaggaagaagaaagaatatgTCAAATGTCTTGAAAACCGTGTGGCTGTGCTTGAAAACCAGAACAAGACTCTCATTGAGGAACTCAAGGCCCTCAAAGATCTTTACTGCCGTAAAGCAGAGTGA
- the CREM gene encoding cAMP-responsive element modulator isoform X8, producing the protein MPTYQIRAPTTALPQGVMMAASPGSLHSPQQLAEEATRKRELRLMKNREAARECRRKKKEYVKCLENRVAVLENQNKTLIEELKALKDLYCRKAE; encoded by the exons ATGCCGACTTACCAGATCCGAGCTCCAACTACTGCTTTGCCACAGGGAGTAATGATGGCTGCCTCGCCGGGAAGCCTGCACAGTCCCCAGCAACTAGCAGAGGAAGCAACACGCAAACGAGAGCTGAGGCTAATGAAAAATAG GGAAGCTGCCCGGGAGTGtcgcaggaagaagaaagaatatgTCAAATGTCTTGAAAACCGTGTGGCTGTGCTTGAAAACCAGAACAAGACTCTCATTGAGGAACTCAAGGCCCTCAAAGATCTTTACTGCCGTAAAGCAGAGTGA